In Pan paniscus chromosome 1, NHGRI_mPanPan1-v2.0_pri, whole genome shotgun sequence, the DNA window TCCTACTGGGTACAAagcataaggtatttcactcttGTAGTTGTTGTGAATAACCTAGTTTCTGTACATAAGCTGGCTGGTCAGTGATTTATATCTAGGATAATGAAGTATGTGTGACTGCAGCAACATATTTAAACAAATGATGCACAGTGTTGTACAGGAATATTACCTGTATTAAATAGGAGTAAAACATTTTCATTCATAGGCTGTCTAAATATCAATGGTTAAATTACtgagttttgctttatttttactcCAGAACTATTTGTTGAGTTCCTACTACATGCGAGGCTCTTGACTGAGATAACTAATAAGATCCTTGTAAGATTTTTCTATTCCAGAGTTTGGTTGTTTAGCTTTGAATTACCCATTCTTTAATACCTAACTTGACTTCTAGTAGTTCTTTACTTATTAGACTCTTCTTCTAAGGATAAACAGAAAAAGACTGTGTCCTAGATTTTACTTTTGAATAGGCAGGTGACAGGAAGCTGAAACCAGTGGCTTCAATGAGATTTAGGTTTCTTGTGGTTTTGAATTTTCTATATGACATTTCTGTTATCATTGCCATTTGACTAAGGTACTATGTTTACTGGTTTTGTAATAGTAGCATCTATTCTTTTGGAATCTGGACTTTGAACAATTCGTTTCACAGAGTCATTGAACAGCCAGTTCCTTCTCTCTTACTTAGAATTTTTCCAGGGAATTTTTCACATGGCAGGATAATGGAAGAAAAGCCATTTGGGTAACTCTTCTGTTACATTTGTATCCCTCCCCCCTTGGATCCCTACAGATAAATTCTTACCTTCTCTTCCTGCTAATTGACCAGCAGCACCCTGGATTGCTATCATCCCTTTGTCCAAAGAAATGGTGTAGCTGTATTCAAAGACCTATAAAATGTTATGTGCTATCTATTGCTACCtataaaaaatacctttttttctttttaaaatcaggttgttttagaataaataaaagaaaagtcaATTAATGGAAAAATTTCAAGAACAGTTCACATAAAATTTtggtctattttaatttttttttttaccttttcaaatcacattttaaaataagcagttggagaaaatgtaaaatgaaaaatatgtaaagaatagTTAGCATTGAACATCAGATCCAATTGTAAACTTACGTGAGATAATatggatttatatttattttctagtaaaataaaacatgattgCATAATTGATTATTGTATATGCAATACAAGTTAAGTTCAAAAATGAAAGTTGAGCTTTTTTTGTCCTTTCAAATGTAGGGCCAGCATGCAATTTTAAGagctatttattataaaattcatgGTGAATCACTATGAAAATTGATTTTTCCTTGAGCTTTTAATTACATTATCCATATTCCCTTACGAAGTTTTCCAAGTATAGAAGACCTACTTAATGGAGCAGTAATCAAATGCAAACTTAATTTAATGATCTCAAATAAAAGGTTCTACTTTTCTGGAAATAAGATTAAACCagatattaaaattatgtatGATTATAAAAGTAAAGATTACCATTATTGTAATAATTGACCAATTTAGTACTTTCAAGTTATTTAGTTACATTTTCTCAGTTCTAGTTTGGTGtggtaaagcattatttgaaAAGGCAGTATAGGAAGAATACAGATAGTATTCTTCAGTACAGATAATACCGCTGTACAGTACAGATAATATTACTGCTATTACAGAATCAGCAAGTTGAATGCATGCTTCAGGGAATAGGGAAATGAATGCAGACTTTTTCTAACTGATTTAGATGGTCTGTCTGACCTCTCtagaaaaatatgtgtgtatgtatattttgaaatatataaggaatgttaagtctttctcttcccctttttaGCCTTAGATTGTAAGCAAAAGAAATCAAGGTCAAGATCTGGAAGCAAGAAGAAAATGCTAACATTACCTCATGGTGCTGACGAGGTTTACATTCTCCGATGCAGGTATATGCCTATATTGCCAAATCTGATCAGTTTCTTCATACTTTGCTTTGAAACATATTAGCTATTTCATTTGGGATTTTTAATTTGTGGCAGAGTGCATTCTCAACAATCAAGTTATAAATGAACTTTTGGAGATAGGCTTAAAATCTTAATTCAGCTCACAATATCCTGTACTTCAACAACTAATGAATCAAGTTTTTTACATTAGCCAATAGTAATGTAAATCTATTATACTGTGATTTATTAAAGTagcttggccaggtgtggtggctcatgcctgtaattccagcactttgggtggccaagatgggtggatcacttgaggccaggagttcaagagcagcctggccaacatgatgaaacctcgtgtctactaaaaataccaaaattagccaggctttgtagcgggtgcctgtaatcccagctactcgggaggctgaggcaggagaattgcttgagcccaggaggcagaggttacagtgggccgagatcgtgccactgcactccagcctgagcgacagagcaagactctgtctcagaaaaaagaaaaaaaaaactggctttcCTTGTGTTTATTTGGTTTGTATGGTTTAATTTTGTTTGGTTTGATGTTTTGTTGTCTTGAGTTCTCGCTTATTGGGAACACATTTTCTCTCCCCTCATAGTCACGCCTTCTTCCgtactcacactcacacacaacacacatgaaGAAACATAGACACAATGCCATTTAAGGAATGCTAAACTGGGGAAGGGTCTTTTCTAAAGAATGACATATTTTGGAGTAATAGTTGTTGTTTCAAGTGAATTAAGATGTGtagatgttaattttaaaataataatgctcCCACCTATACAAAGATTACTGGAGTTTATTATAGCTGTTAATAAACATATGAATTGGgagttttgatgttttattaaATCATTTGACTTTAGAAACTTTATCAATTGCTGtctttaaaatatgataaagttTATTCCTTATGTTTTAGTATTTTGTGTGAATTAGTTTTAAAGAGAATTGGTCATGTTAAGAGAATTGTTATCTTTCTGTAGGTTTTGTGGCCTAGTCTTTCGAGGACCCTTGTCTGTTCAGGAAGACTGGATTAAGCACTTACAACGACATATTGTAAACGCTAATCTTCCACGGACTGGAGCTGGCATGGTGGAAGTCACGTCACTACTTAAAAAGCCTGCCTCCATTACAGAAACTTCATTTTCTCTACTAATGGCCGAAGCAGCTTCATAGAACCAGGAAACCTTTTAAATAGCCAATTTGAATTGGATGtaaatttgaaattctttttttttaagccacattAAATTATCTGTTTATAAATACTAAAGCAGGAAAATGGGGGGAAAGTGAATTACAGTGACATCAGAGCAAATTGAATACTTAAAACAGTAAGtagtctatatattttatatagggtggaAGATGTGTTTTTAAGGTTTATGAAGTTTTGTTGGTTAACTGTGTTCACTCAATAAAAGAGCAGTACATGTAAGCAGCCATTAATAAACTGTTGCACATGGATACTTATAGACAGACTTATTGGACAATTATGTTTTTTGCAGTGTTACCAGAATCAAGGCTCTGTTTATTCCCCACAAGACTTGCATAGAAAAATAAgatattatattttgtttgtatGTATTTAGTGTTTTGTATAATACCAAGAACCGCTGACTAAATTTACTCAAATTAGGGCATTAAATATCATGTACTTCATAGTTTGAGACTGTTCACTCAAATAGGGCAGAGTACTATTCTATCTAGATGTgtaagtgttttttttaaaatcacatggaACGGTTTTTTTTATACTAAAAAGTGGAGGGAGATTTGTTTAAACAAGTATTTCTAAAAGAAATATGTACATAGTTCTGGAAATTATTTGTGGTAAGGAAATATTCTTTACTCCAGTTGCATTTCTCAGACAATAAAGTGGTGCATCCATGCTACCTCCTACTTTGTCAACAAAGATGCTATTTACCCTTTACATTTTTGTAtcataatagattttaaaaatctaatgttCTTTATTGCAAGACATTCTTTTGTTAacaggtttgtttctttttaatgttttacctAAAATTTGACATGCTTACAGGACAGGTTTGCCTCTTACTTTATTTAACATTGTAGAAATGTAATTAATAAACAATGCTCACTACACAGTTTAGAATAGACGTTCTCATTTATATTATCTTCCAAATTTGATCAGTTAGCAAAACTTAATACaccaattaaaatatttctacatatGAGAATGTTtacaatttaaattttagaacTTGTTTTGGATGTGATTATATGTACGAAAATCGTGTAACACTATGCTCATGCTAAGAACCGACATAACAGAATTACTGAAATAAATGTGCTGTGAGGAATGGAAAATATGGTGCAGGTGTCTTGGTCATGATAAAttgtgattctttttaaaaattttttccaaaAACAATTAGGTATTTTAATCTGAAATCAGATTCCTTTACAAACAACAAGTTTTTGTATGCAAGcaccattttatttcatgtagtaTGGCTAATACTATAGTTGAACCAAGGATATGCATTGATTCTTTGCTTCGTatgtaaataaagttaaaaacagttaaaataaGGAGTATTTTGGTAGAGTATATACATACCTCACTGCCAGTGAAATTGCTTTCCTATGGTATATCTCCTTACCAGAAaaatctctaaataaaaaaaggtttaaagaaaattaaaatgtgaaacatttcttatttttatcattgGTGGTAATAGTTCACTTCAGGTTGTGTTTCATTGGATTTAAATTGTTTATACTTGCCAGGTTACTTGGATCACAGAGCATAGTTTTTCTAGAATCACCTCATTGGTCAATATAATGTATGTGAGAAAAATCATTTTCCCCCTTTCATGATTAATCAAACCTCTAAATTCAGAGCCATCTTATATGCAAAATTAGA includes these proteins:
- the ZNF644 gene encoding zinc finger protein 644 isoform X4, giving the protein MLIRQNLALDCKQKKSRSRSGSKKKMLTLPHGADEVYILRCRFCGLVFRGPLSVQEDWIKHLQRHIVNANLPRTGAGMVEVTSLLKKPASITETSFSLLMAEAAS